The following coding sequences lie in one Synechococcus sp. PCC 7336 genomic window:
- a CDS encoding 4-hydroxybenzoate 3-monooxygenase — MAEDNKLKTSVCILGAGPAGILLGNILLENGVDCIVLDRYDRDEIFQRGRAGLIESTTVELLKKHGLAETVLANAELHDSCEFRYPNKSILFNYADLNGGEVHYVYPQSNLNDDLIQKYLDAGGKLLFRHEGTQILQSDNGVAVECLDRNTGTIQTIQADFVAGCDGYHGISRRSIPASAVKIYSKQYNYRWLAILAYAPPSVKCITYALHPEGFAGHMLRNSEISRYYLQIPLADELEDWPDERIWATLRRRLAQPGWELIEGEIFQKNTMDLRNYVLEPMRYRRLLVAGDAAHIITPMGGKGLNLAIQDAGMLGETLVHYYLEQHDLSYLDLYSELRLPYIWAAQEFSCSLLHMVHLPEGDDLEDINFLRKLSESKLSQLNSSTTFARNFARNYVGIRLQQEIS, encoded by the coding sequence ATGGCTGAAGACAACAAGCTGAAAACTTCTGTATGTATTTTGGGGGCCGGACCTGCCGGTATCCTCTTGGGCAATATTCTGCTCGAAAATGGAGTTGATTGTATTGTGCTCGATCGCTACGATCGAGACGAAATTTTCCAACGGGGTCGGGCCGGCCTGATTGAGAGCACCACGGTCGAGCTGCTGAAAAAGCACGGTTTGGCCGAGACAGTCTTAGCCAACGCCGAACTTCACGATAGTTGTGAATTTCGCTATCCCAATAAAAGTATTCTGTTCAACTACGCCGATTTAAATGGCGGGGAAGTTCATTACGTCTATCCCCAAAGCAATCTCAACGATGACCTAATTCAGAAGTATCTCGATGCCGGTGGCAAATTGCTGTTCCGCCACGAAGGCACTCAAATTTTGCAGTCTGACAATGGGGTCGCGGTTGAATGTCTCGATCGCAATACAGGCACAATCCAGACCATTCAAGCGGATTTTGTGGCTGGATGCGATGGTTACCACGGCATCTCGCGCCGTTCGATTCCAGCCAGTGCAGTCAAGATTTATTCCAAGCAATACAACTATCGCTGGCTAGCCATTTTGGCCTACGCCCCTCCCTCAGTAAAGTGCATCACCTATGCCCTTCATCCCGAAGGCTTTGCCGGCCATATGCTCCGCAACAGCGAGATCTCTCGCTACTACCTACAAATTCCCCTCGCCGACGAGCTGGAAGATTGGCCTGACGAGCGCATCTGGGCGACTTTGCGCAGGCGGTTGGCACAACCGGGTTGGGAGCTCATCGAGGGGGAGATCTTTCAAAAGAACACGATGGATCTGCGCAACTACGTCTTAGAGCCAATGCGCTATAGACGGTTGTTGGTGGCGGGGGATGCCGCCCACATCATTACGCCGATGGGAGGGAAAGGGTTAAACCTGGCGATACAAGATGCAGGGATGCTAGGGGAAACCTTAGTTCATTACTATTTGGAGCAGCACGATCTGTCCTATCTCGATCTCTACTCCGAGTTGCGCCTACCCTACATTTGGGCTGCCCAGGAATTTTCCTGCAGCCTATTGCATATGGTTCACCTGCCAGAGGGCGATGACCTAGAGGATATTAACTTCCTGCGCAAATTGAGCGAATCGAAATTATCGCAACTGAACTCATCGACAACATTCGCCCGCAATTTTGCTAGAAATTATGTCGGGATTCGGCTGCAGCAAGAAATTAGCTGA
- a CDS encoding chorismate lyase, giving the protein MDCHPSKFKGVTIRNFKRSLRYRRVELSSLSPFQRILLTTNGTITHILEAYAREKIELQKLSENWIELENENVPTELADSSELVARNILLQGADSGKNYVYAESILALDRLDDTLRQQLVTTETPLGKLWVEHKIEIFKDNVHIGREPTCDLAHYFGIIPESTLLSRTYYVYSNRKCTMMITEKFPERYFIENV; this is encoded by the coding sequence ATGGATTGCCATCCTTCTAAATTTAAGGGTGTAACGATTCGGAATTTCAAGCGCTCTCTACGATACAGAAGAGTTGAACTCTCCTCCTTGAGTCCGTTCCAAAGAATTCTCCTCACAACAAATGGAACGATTACCCATATCCTCGAGGCCTATGCAAGAGAGAAGATAGAACTACAAAAGCTATCAGAAAACTGGATCGAGCTCGAAAATGAGAATGTTCCGACAGAATTGGCTGACAGCTCAGAATTGGTTGCCAGAAACATTTTGCTTCAGGGCGCTGACAGCGGCAAAAATTATGTTTATGCAGAATCCATCCTTGCACTCGATCGCCTAGATGACACTTTGCGACAGCAATTGGTTACGACTGAAACTCCTCTGGGAAAGCTTTGGGTGGAACACAAGATCGAAATCTTTAAAGACAACGTTCATATCGGTCGAGAGCCCACCTGCGATTTGGCCCACTATTTCGGCATCATTCCCGAGTCAACTCTGCTATCGAGAACTTACTACGTTTATTCAAATCGCAAATGCACCATGATGATTACGGAGAAATTTCCCGAACGTTACTTTATCGAGAATGTCTAG
- a CDS encoding four-carbon acid sugar kinase family protein: MAVHRESKASASPDRAIAPAKIIVLDDDPTGSQTVHSCLLLLQWDVETLLLGLADESPLLFVLTNTRSLSPAKAAAVTRQVCVNLKQAIAAAGIEEFLVVSRSDSTLRGHYPLETDIIAAALGPFDAHFLVPAFLEGGRFTRNSVHYLLADGVEIPVHTTEFARDSAFAYRHSYLPDYVAEKTNGKISAESVERLLLDEIRAGCLERLMELSNNQCGVVDAECSADLDRLARDLLAATARGKRFLFRSAASLISALAALPPQPVAAEDMSQYVRGGQPGAAIVGSHVKQTTQQLERLLQEAGVAGIEVNVARLLKQGEGDRHTLLQATLDAVCAAYRSGKTPVVYTSREELTFASLPTRLQFGARVSALLVDVVRGLPRDLGFLISKGGITSNSILRDGLDLRAVRLLGQILAGCSVVRTPQEHPLFPHLPVVLFPGNVGDRDALATVYRRLSHSS, translated from the coding sequence TTGGCAGTACATCGAGAATCCAAAGCAAGCGCATCACCCGATCGGGCGATCGCCCCAGCCAAAATCATTGTGCTCGACGACGATCCAACGGGGTCGCAAACGGTCCACAGTTGTCTGCTGCTGCTGCAGTGGGATGTGGAGACATTGCTGCTGGGGTTGGCGGATGAATCGCCCCTGTTGTTTGTTTTGACCAACACGCGATCTCTGTCTCCTGCAAAAGCCGCTGCCGTGACGCGGCAGGTGTGTGTCAACCTCAAACAGGCGATCGCGGCAGCGGGCATTGAAGAATTTTTAGTCGTCAGTCGCTCGGATTCGACCTTGCGAGGTCACTATCCGCTCGAAACCGATATTATTGCGGCCGCACTAGGACCTTTCGATGCGCATTTTCTCGTGCCTGCCTTTTTGGAGGGGGGACGGTTCACCCGCAATAGCGTCCACTATCTCTTGGCCGATGGCGTCGAAATCCCCGTTCACACAACCGAATTTGCCCGCGACTCTGCGTTTGCCTATCGGCACAGCTACCTGCCCGACTACGTTGCCGAAAAAACGAATGGCAAGATTTCAGCAGAGTCAGTCGAGCGATTGTTGCTCGACGAGATCCGGGCGGGCTGTCTGGAGCGTTTGATGGAGTTGTCGAACAATCAATGTGGGGTGGTGGATGCCGAGTGCTCGGCGGATCTCGATCGCCTCGCCCGCGATCTCTTAGCGGCCACCGCCCGAGGCAAGCGGTTCTTATTCCGCAGTGCCGCTAGTCTAATTTCGGCTCTAGCCGCTCTGCCCCCACAGCCCGTTGCTGCCGAAGACATGTCCCAATACGTACGTGGCGGACAACCGGGGGCAGCAATTGTAGGGTCCCACGTCAAGCAAACCACACAGCAGTTGGAGCGGCTACTGCAGGAAGCAGGGGTGGCTGGCATTGAGGTGAATGTGGCTCGGTTGTTAAAGCAGGGGGAAGGCGATCGGCACACCCTCCTACAAGCCACTTTAGACGCAGTCTGTGCTGCTTATCGCTCTGGCAAAACTCCTGTGGTGTACACTAGCCGCGAAGAACTGACCTTCGCTAGTTTGCCAACTCGGTTGCAGTTTGGGGCGCGGGTGTCGGCTTTATTAGTGGATGTGGTGCGGGGGCTGCCGAGGGATCTCGGCTTTTTGATTAGCAAGGGGGGAATTACCTCCAACAGCATCCTGAGGGACGGTCTCGACCTCAGGGCGGTCCGACTGCTGGGGCAAATTTTGGCAGGCTGCTCGGTGGTACGGACTCCACAGGAGCATCCCCTGTTTCCTCATTTGCCGGTGGTTTTATTTCCCGGTAATGTCGGCGATCGCGATGCTTTAGCAACAGTGTATCGACGCTTGAGTCACTCCAGCTAA
- the rpsF gene encoding 30S ribosomal protein S6, with the protein MPRAYETMIIVRPDVSEEPLTQFIDSQKAQLTEGDTQNIEVQVRGKRRLAYEIQRCREGIYILLSYDAEPSARTAMEKGLRLNESVLRFGTFKVDE; encoded by the coding sequence ATGCCTCGTGCTTACGAAACGATGATTATTGTCCGTCCCGACGTGTCGGAAGAGCCCCTAACTCAGTTTATTGACAGCCAAAAGGCGCAACTGACAGAGGGAGACACCCAAAATATTGAAGTGCAAGTGCGCGGCAAGCGGCGGTTAGCTTACGAAATTCAGCGCTGCCGAGAAGGTATTTACATCCTGCTCAGCTACGACGCCGAGCCCAGTGCTCGTACAGCTATGGAAAAAGGTTTGCGACTGAATGAATCCGTTCTGCGGTTTGGCACATTTAAAGTGGACGAGTAA
- the recN gene encoding DNA repair protein RecN has translation MLTLLRIRNFALIEQLELEFSAGLNVLTGETGAGKSIILDALDAALGGAVSGKLVRTGSQKAAIEAVFQLTQPVRDWLAEQEIEELEEGLVCTREISDRTSRSRLNGVLVNKQQLQSLRRRLVEITAQGQTVQLQDAAIQRRWLDGFGGPRLLSSRRTVAKAYRQWTEARDALVLLQAQQQQRLQQLDIFEFQHRELTEAELESPDELEQLLQERDRLSHSVELKEQSFNAYELLYQNDNGSSVLDLLGKAEHVIEQMCRYDPQLQALLEMVSSASIQVSEASRELNAYAETVDADPDRLEMVGTRIAQLKQICRKYGPTLADAIAHAEAIAAQLEGLQEGDSEEKLAEMEAQRRQQLQEACDRLTGLRQKAGEKLCKQLLAELKPLAMSAVQFAVELEPIEPTAEGRDRVIYAISPNPGEPMQPLAATASGGEMSRVLLALKAVFNQVDPVSVLVFDEIDAGVSGTVAQAIAAKLYDIGQSHQVLCVTHQPLIAAMADCHVRVSKFVRQKRTYVRAQVLSESERRDELAQLAGGRSAREALDFAESLLARAAELRESA, from the coding sequence ATGTTGACCCTACTGCGCATCCGCAACTTTGCGCTGATCGAACAGTTGGAACTGGAGTTTTCTGCTGGCTTAAATGTGTTGACGGGGGAAACTGGGGCGGGCAAGTCGATTATTCTCGACGCGCTGGATGCTGCTTTGGGGGGAGCTGTCTCGGGCAAGTTGGTGCGCACCGGCAGCCAGAAGGCCGCGATCGAGGCGGTATTCCAATTGACGCAGCCGGTGCGAGACTGGCTGGCCGAGCAAGAGATTGAAGAACTGGAAGAGGGTTTGGTGTGTACTCGCGAAATTAGCGATCGCACCAGTCGCTCTCGTCTGAATGGGGTGTTAGTCAACAAACAGCAACTGCAAAGCCTGCGGCGGCGGTTGGTGGAGATAACGGCTCAAGGGCAAACCGTCCAACTGCAAGATGCGGCCATTCAACGGCGCTGGTTGGATGGGTTTGGCGGCCCGCGTCTGCTGTCTTCCCGTCGGACAGTGGCTAAAGCCTACCGTCAGTGGACGGAGGCGCGAGATGCGCTGGTGTTGTTGCAAGCGCAGCAACAGCAGCGACTGCAACAGCTCGATATCTTTGAATTTCAACATCGCGAGCTAACGGAAGCAGAATTGGAGTCGCCGGATGAACTGGAGCAATTGCTACAGGAACGCGATCGCCTGTCCCACAGTGTGGAATTGAAGGAGCAGAGCTTTAATGCCTACGAACTGCTCTACCAAAACGACAATGGCAGCTCTGTGCTGGATCTCTTGGGTAAAGCCGAGCACGTTATCGAGCAAATGTGCCGGTACGATCCTCAGTTGCAGGCGTTGTTGGAGATGGTGAGTAGTGCCTCCATTCAGGTGTCGGAGGCCAGCCGGGAACTGAATGCTTATGCCGAAACGGTGGATGCCGATCCCGATCGTCTGGAAATGGTGGGGACACGCATCGCCCAGCTCAAACAAATTTGTCGCAAGTATGGTCCGACGCTGGCAGATGCGATCGCCCATGCCGAAGCCATTGCCGCCCAGCTAGAGGGATTGCAGGAGGGAGATAGTGAGGAGAAATTAGCAGAAATGGAAGCCCAGAGGCGACAGCAGTTGCAAGAGGCTTGCGATCGCCTGACGGGATTGCGTCAAAAGGCGGGGGAGAAGCTCTGCAAGCAACTGTTAGCGGAGTTAAAACCGCTAGCTATGTCTGCCGTGCAGTTTGCGGTGGAATTGGAGCCGATCGAGCCGACTGCTGAGGGCCGAGATCGCGTTATCTATGCCATCAGCCCCAATCCGGGGGAGCCGATGCAGCCCCTTGCGGCTACGGCTTCGGGGGGAGAAATGAGTCGGGTTTTGTTAGCGCTCAAAGCCGTCTTCAATCAAGTGGATCCCGTGTCTGTGCTGGTGTTTGACGAGATTGACGCGGGGGTATCGGGAACGGTGGCTCAGGCGATCGCTGCCAAACTGTACGATATCGGTCAGAGCCATCAGGTGTTATGCGTCACCCACCAGCCTTTAATTGCGGCGATGGCCGACTGCCACGTTCGAGTCAGTAAGTTCGTCCGTCAAAAACGCACCTATGTGCGAGCCCAAGTGCTGTCGGAGAGCGAGCGGCGGGACGAGCTGGCTCAATTGGCGGGGGGGAGATCGGCTCGAGAAGCTTTAGACTTTGCCGAATCGCTCCTAGCTCGAGCGGCTGAGCTACGAGAATCTGCTTAG
- the rph gene encoding ribonuclease PH, which produces MSFLRSDGRACGAIRPVSFQRQFTKFAAGSVLVKFGDTHILCTASVEEGVPPFLQDTGKGWLTAEYRLLPSSTQGRKKRELYKLSGRTAEIQRTIGRSLRAAIDFDRLGPRTIAIDADVLQADGGTRTAAITGGYVALVDACQSLLRQGVLETSPLMRQVAAVSVGWLDGRAIADLCYVEDAAAAVDLNVIMTQTGEYVEIQGTAESEPFSQAQLDEMLALAKPAIQDLCQLQSTALQAD; this is translated from the coding sequence ATGTCGTTCCTAAGGTCTGACGGTCGCGCTTGCGGCGCGATTCGTCCGGTGTCATTCCAACGGCAGTTTACGAAGTTTGCGGCGGGCTCGGTACTGGTCAAGTTTGGCGATACCCACATCTTGTGTACCGCATCGGTTGAGGAAGGGGTGCCGCCCTTTTTGCAAGACACGGGTAAAGGCTGGCTGACGGCAGAATATCGGCTCTTGCCCAGCTCGACGCAGGGGCGAAAGAAACGAGAACTCTACAAGCTGTCGGGGCGGACTGCCGAAATTCAGCGGACGATCGGCCGCAGCTTGCGGGCAGCCATTGATTTCGATCGCCTCGGTCCCCGCACGATCGCCATTGATGCGGATGTGTTACAAGCAGATGGCGGTACGCGCACGGCAGCGATTACGGGGGGCTATGTGGCGTTAGTGGATGCCTGCCAATCGCTGCTCCGGCAGGGGGTGTTAGAAACCTCTCCCCTCATGCGGCAGGTGGCAGCGGTCTCGGTGGGTTGGCTGGACGGCAGGGCGATCGCCGATCTCTGTTACGTAGAAGATGCGGCAGCAGCGGTCGATCTGAATGTCATCATGACCCAAACGGGCGAGTACGTTGAAATTCAGGGGACGGCAGAGTCGGAGCCCTTCTCTCAGGCTCAGTTAGACGAGATGTTAGCGCTGGCGAAGCCCGCGATCCAGGATTTATGTCAGTTGCAATCAACAGCGTTGCAGGCAGATTGA
- the ablA gene encoding lysine 2,3-aminomutase: MPIETSSLISSSRPSIWANVPDSDWNDWRWQLKHRLNSIEELSQVINLIPEEIQGLSAKERFRVHITPYFAGQIDPNDPNCPIRRQVIPLGSELQAFEGMQADSLSEEEHSPVPGLVHRYPDRVLMLLTTHCASYCRYCTRSRIVGQFDKSTKQPAIEQQLNYLRNNPQVRDVLLSGGDPLTLSPTMLEYVLAQLRDIEHIEIVRIGSRAPVFLPQLVTDELCEMLKRFHPLWINIHVNHPKEITPALSRALAKLADAGIPLGNQSVLLAGINDSVEIQRELVHKLVRNRVRPYYLYQCDLVKGAGHFRTTVAKGIEIIEGLRGHTSGYAIPTYVVDAPGGGGKIPVMPQYLISQAPGRVVLRNYEGYIVTYEEPQDYNPQLIEQIRTQSTQSSETNRLGVSGLLQGNASAIKPEGFDRLHARAERLPLDSGTLD; encoded by the coding sequence ATGCCGATCGAAACATCAAGCCTTATCTCCTCCAGTCGCCCATCCATTTGGGCAAATGTCCCAGATTCCGACTGGAACGATTGGCGCTGGCAACTCAAACATCGTCTGAACTCCATTGAAGAACTCTCCCAAGTCATCAATTTAATTCCAGAAGAAATTCAAGGACTGAGCGCAAAAGAACGCTTCCGAGTTCATATCACCCCTTACTTTGCGGGCCAGATCGATCCGAACGATCCCAACTGCCCCATTCGCCGCCAGGTGATTCCGCTGGGCTCGGAGTTGCAAGCCTTTGAGGGCATGCAGGCCGATAGCCTGTCGGAAGAAGAACACAGCCCCGTGCCCGGTTTGGTGCATCGCTACCCCGATCGGGTGTTGATGCTACTGACAACCCACTGTGCCAGCTATTGTCGCTACTGCACTCGCAGCCGCATTGTCGGTCAATTTGACAAGAGTACAAAGCAGCCAGCGATCGAACAGCAGTTAAATTACCTACGCAATAACCCGCAAGTTAGAGATGTCTTACTGAGTGGTGGCGATCCTCTAACGCTATCGCCCACTATGCTGGAATATGTCCTAGCTCAACTGCGGGATATCGAACACATCGAAATTGTGCGCATTGGCAGCCGCGCACCGGTTTTTCTGCCACAGCTTGTGACCGACGAGCTGTGCGAAATGCTGAAGCGGTTCCATCCGTTGTGGATTAACATTCACGTCAACCACCCTAAAGAAATTACGCCAGCTCTGAGCCGAGCACTGGCCAAGCTAGCGGATGCAGGCATCCCCCTCGGGAACCAAAGTGTTTTACTCGCAGGTATCAACGATAGCGTCGAGATTCAGCGGGAACTGGTTCACAAACTGGTGCGAAACCGCGTGCGCCCTTACTATCTCTACCAATGCGATTTAGTCAAAGGAGCCGGACATTTCCGCACGACTGTGGCCAAAGGAATTGAAATTATTGAGGGGCTGCGGGGCCATACCAGTGGTTATGCGATTCCCACCTATGTGGTAGATGCCCCTGGCGGCGGCGGCAAAATCCCCGTCATGCCTCAATATTTAATCAGTCAAGCTCCCGGTCGGGTGGTGCTGCGCAACTACGAGGGCTATATCGTCACCTACGAAGAGCCGCAGGACTACAATCCACAGTTAATCGAGCAGATTCGCACTCAATCGACACAATCGTCGGAAACCAATCGCCTTGGGGTTTCGGGACTTTTACAAGGCAATGCATCCGCCATCAAGCCAGAGGGGTTCGATCGCTTACACGCTCGGGCCGAGCGTTTACCCCTAGATAGCGGGACTTTAGATTGA